One Nocardioidaceae bacterium SCSIO 66511 genomic window carries:
- a CDS encoding error-prone DNA polymerase, with translation MGYDNPPIPWSELERRLSGRRRPDRRDVDGDGGDSPAWSRKRAPYAPVERPEPPTEEVVPYAELHCHSNFSFLDGVSSPEALAEEAVRLGLHALAMTDHDGLYGIVRMAEVAEDYGLRTIFGAELSLGLSKPQNGIADPEGRHLLVLARGEEGYHRLASAITEAQLAGDEKGRPAYDLERLAARADGHWTVLTGCRKGAVRSALVARGIGAAEDELWRLIELFGTERVLIELYDHGLPLDSDHNAALAELSARTGLAMVATNNAHYATPAEHRLGAAIASVRARRSLDEMDGWLPAAGGASLRSGAEMAMRFARYPGVVERTVEVADEHAFSLRAARPRLPRQDVPAGHTPMEWLRELVRRGAERVYPDADSGVRDRLERELAVIEDLDFPGYFLIVHDIVAYARERGILCQGRGSAANSAVCYALGITAVDSIRFNLPFERFLSATREEEPDIDVDFDSDRREEVIQYVYAKYGRRNAAQVANVISYRPKSAVRDMAKALGHSTGQQDAWSKQIDAWGSIVSSDDHDIPTPVVELSEQLLKAPRHLGIHSGGMVLTDRPVSEVVPIERARMDDRTVLQWDKDDCAWMGLVKFDLLGLGMLGAIQHAIDIVGEHLGERWTLAGIPKEEPGVYDVLCRADSVGVFQVESRAQIGTLPRLRPRCFYDLVIEIALIRPGPIQGGAVHPYIRRRMGTDPVTYLHPKLEPVLSRTLGVPLFQEQLMQMAMTVGGCSGDDADLLRRAMGSKRGIEKIEKLRTKLYDGMAEHGITGDEADEIYEKIEAFANFGFAESHSISFALLVYASTWLRLHYPGAFLAALLRSQPMGFYSPQTLVADARRHGVEVRRPDIELSGVDADLEAYDEAASKPGGSITCLETEQPEVGPFDPDTAPDALSVAAEHRRDGAFAVRLGLTEVKSIGTEVAERIVAARDAGGPFADMFDLARRVELTAKQLESLATAGAFDCFGLTRRQALWHAGLAAQESPRTLAGTALASEPPMLPGITAPEQTMADLWATGISPTDHPIEHVRTDLADRGVLPIGELGSVEAGSRIRVGGVVTHRQRPATAGGVTFLNLEDETGMLNVICTQGLWTRYRRVGRESSALVVRGTLERNEGTTNLLADRLEHLPIAAKVKSRDFH, from the coding sequence ATGGGATACGACAACCCGCCTATCCCGTGGTCGGAGCTCGAGCGACGACTCTCGGGCAGGCGACGCCCCGACCGTCGCGATGTTGACGGTGATGGCGGCGACAGCCCCGCCTGGTCGCGTAAACGCGCGCCGTACGCGCCGGTCGAACGCCCCGAGCCGCCGACCGAGGAAGTCGTCCCGTACGCAGAGCTGCACTGCCACTCGAACTTCAGCTTCCTCGACGGTGTGAGCTCACCCGAAGCGCTGGCAGAGGAGGCGGTACGCCTGGGGCTGCATGCACTCGCGATGACCGACCATGACGGGTTGTACGGCATCGTCCGGATGGCCGAGGTCGCAGAGGACTACGGCCTTCGTACGATCTTCGGCGCGGAGCTGTCGCTCGGGCTGAGCAAACCGCAGAACGGCATCGCCGACCCCGAAGGCCGGCATCTACTCGTGCTCGCCCGCGGTGAGGAGGGCTACCACCGGCTCGCGAGCGCGATCACCGAGGCGCAGCTCGCCGGCGACGAGAAGGGCAGACCTGCGTACGACCTCGAACGGCTGGCCGCTCGGGCCGACGGTCATTGGACGGTGCTCACCGGCTGCCGTAAGGGTGCGGTGCGTTCGGCCCTCGTTGCCAGGGGCATCGGCGCAGCAGAAGACGAGCTGTGGCGTCTGATCGAGCTGTTCGGCACGGAGCGGGTGCTGATCGAGCTGTACGACCACGGGCTTCCGCTCGACAGTGACCACAACGCCGCTCTGGCCGAGTTGTCCGCGCGTACTGGCCTTGCCATGGTCGCCACCAACAACGCCCACTACGCGACACCCGCAGAGCATCGGCTCGGTGCTGCGATCGCATCCGTACGCGCGCGGCGGAGCCTCGATGAGATGGACGGCTGGCTCCCTGCTGCGGGAGGTGCCTCGCTGCGTTCGGGGGCGGAGATGGCGATGAGGTTCGCGCGATATCCGGGAGTGGTCGAGCGTACGGTCGAGGTCGCCGACGAGCATGCGTTTTCGCTGCGTGCTGCTCGGCCGAGACTACCCCGGCAAGACGTGCCAGCCGGCCACACTCCGATGGAATGGCTGCGCGAGCTTGTTCGTCGCGGTGCTGAGCGGGTCTATCCCGACGCCGACTCCGGCGTACGCGACCGGCTCGAACGCGAGCTCGCGGTCATCGAAGACCTCGACTTTCCCGGCTACTTCCTGATCGTGCACGACATCGTTGCGTACGCCCGCGAACGCGGAATCCTCTGCCAGGGAAGGGGATCGGCTGCCAACTCCGCCGTGTGTTACGCACTTGGCATCACCGCGGTCGACTCGATCCGGTTCAATCTGCCGTTCGAGCGATTCCTCTCGGCGACGCGTGAGGAGGAGCCAGACATCGATGTCGACTTCGACTCCGATCGGCGCGAGGAGGTGATCCAGTACGTCTACGCGAAGTACGGCAGACGCAACGCCGCACAGGTCGCCAACGTCATCAGCTACCGACCGAAGTCGGCCGTACGCGATATGGCGAAGGCGCTCGGCCACAGCACCGGTCAGCAGGATGCTTGGTCGAAACAGATCGATGCCTGGGGCTCCATTGTCTCCAGCGACGACCATGACATTCCCACTCCGGTCGTAGAGCTCTCCGAGCAACTCCTCAAGGCACCAAGGCATCTGGGCATTCATTCGGGCGGCATGGTGCTCACCGACCGCCCGGTCTCGGAGGTGGTGCCGATCGAGCGTGCGCGGATGGACGACCGCACGGTTCTGCAATGGGACAAGGACGACTGCGCCTGGATGGGGTTGGTGAAGTTCGACCTGCTCGGGCTCGGCATGCTCGGTGCGATCCAGCATGCGATCGACATTGTCGGCGAACACCTCGGCGAACGCTGGACGCTCGCCGGCATCCCGAAGGAGGAGCCCGGTGTCTATGACGTGCTGTGCCGGGCGGACTCGGTCGGCGTCTTCCAGGTCGAGAGCCGTGCCCAGATCGGTACCTTGCCGAGACTCCGTCCGCGATGCTTTTACGACCTGGTCATCGAGATCGCGCTGATTCGTCCCGGGCCGATCCAGGGCGGCGCGGTGCATCCGTACATTCGCAGGCGCATGGGCACCGACCCGGTGACGTACCTGCATCCGAAGCTGGAACCGGTTCTGAGTCGTACCCTCGGCGTGCCGTTGTTCCAGGAGCAGCTGATGCAGATGGCGATGACCGTCGGCGGATGCTCCGGTGACGACGCCGATCTGCTGCGGCGGGCGATGGGCTCCAAGCGCGGCATCGAGAAGATCGAGAAGCTGCGTACGAAGCTCTACGACGGCATGGCCGAGCACGGCATCACCGGCGACGAGGCCGACGAGATCTACGAGAAGATCGAGGCGTTCGCGAACTTCGGCTTCGCCGAGAGCCATTCGATCAGCTTCGCGTTGCTGGTGTACGCGAGTACCTGGCTGCGACTGCACTACCCGGGTGCATTCCTCGCAGCGTTGTTGCGTTCGCAGCCGATGGGCTTCTACTCGCCGCAGACCCTTGTCGCCGATGCACGTCGACACGGTGTCGAAGTACGCCGCCCTGACATCGAACTGTCGGGCGTCGACGCCGACCTCGAGGCGTACGACGAGGCAGCGTCGAAACCGGGCGGATCCATTACCTGCTTGGAGACCGAGCAACCGGAGGTCGGTCCGTTCGATCCGGATACCGCGCCTGATGCGCTGTCTGTTGCCGCCGAGCATCGACGTGACGGCGCGTTTGCCGTACGCCTCGGACTCACCGAGGTGAAGTCGATCGGTACGGAGGTCGCCGAGCGCATCGTCGCAGCGCGCGATGCCGGCGGTCCGTTTGCGGATATGTTCGACCTCGCCCGCAGGGTCGAGCTGACGGCGAAGCAGTTGGAGTCGCTCGCGACCGCAGGGGCATTCGACTGTTTCGGGCTGACCCGGCGCCAGGCACTGTGGCATGCGGGGCTCGCCGCCCAGGAGAGCCCACGTACGTTGGCCGGCACCGCCTTGGCGAGCGAGCCGCCGATGCTGCCGGGCATCACCGCACCCGAGCAGACGATGGCCGACCTCTGGGCGACCGGCATCTCGCCGACGGACCATCCGATCGAGCACGTACGCACCGACCTCGCAGACCGCGGAGTGCTGCCGATCGGTGAGCTGGGCTCGGTCGAGGCAGGTTCGCGGATCCGGGTCGGCGGAGTGGTGACGCACCGGCAGCGACCCGCGACGGCAGGGGGAGTGACGTTCCTCAACCTCGAGGACGAGACCGGCATGCTCAACGTCATCTGCACGCAGGGTCTGTGGACCCGCTATCGCCGGGTGGGCAGGGAGTCGAGCGCGCTGGTCGTACGCGGAACCCTCGAACGCAACGAGGGCACCACCAATCTGCTCGCCGACCGGCTGGAGCACTTGCCCATCGCCGCGAAGGTCAAGTCCCGCGACTTTCACTGA
- a CDS encoding alpha-hydroxy-acid oxidizing protein, with protein MAGVPPRARAGPADLSVAPTMDALRTRAHELLHPLTVGYLESGAADQLTVRANRRDFDDIVLAPHVLRDVTEVSTEVELLGRRFRSPVMVAPTGSHGLFHVDAEVATAHGAATAGVGMVLSAYANTPLELVSDTNGDGVWMQVNAPPSRMYLEALADRVSGRADALVVTVDTPVVGAREAQSWDGLTLPDGLEFPMLDGLELRAETGGGIYRTGLDADFDAEALRWLVGRSPVPVVVKGVLRGDDAVVAVDAGAAAVIVSNHGGRNLDSGLSTIRALPGVVAAVQGLVPVLLDGGVRRGTDVLKALALGADAVLVGRPVLWGLTVAGADGVHAVLELVRRELAMAMALCGVHRIADIDADLLRS; from the coding sequence GTGGCTGGCGTACCGCCGAGAGCGAGAGCAGGGCCGGCAGACCTGTCTGTTGCTCCGACGATGGATGCCCTTCGTACGCGGGCACATGAGCTACTTCATCCGCTCACGGTCGGCTACCTCGAGAGCGGCGCCGCGGACCAGCTGACGGTACGCGCGAACCGTCGTGACTTCGACGACATCGTGCTCGCGCCGCACGTCCTGCGGGATGTGACCGAGGTGTCGACCGAGGTCGAGCTCCTCGGACGGAGGTTCCGTAGCCCGGTCATGGTCGCGCCCACCGGATCTCACGGTCTCTTCCACGTCGACGCCGAGGTCGCCACGGCGCACGGTGCCGCGACGGCCGGTGTGGGGATGGTCCTCAGCGCGTACGCGAACACGCCGCTCGAGCTGGTCTCGGACACGAACGGCGACGGCGTGTGGATGCAGGTGAACGCGCCGCCGTCACGCATGTACCTCGAAGCGCTTGCCGACCGAGTCTCGGGTCGGGCGGACGCGCTGGTCGTCACCGTGGACACACCTGTCGTCGGTGCGCGCGAGGCACAGTCATGGGACGGGTTGACTTTGCCCGACGGGCTCGAGTTCCCGATGTTGGACGGGCTCGAATTGCGGGCCGAGACCGGCGGTGGGATCTATCGAACTGGGCTCGACGCGGATTTCGACGCAGAAGCGCTCAGGTGGCTTGTGGGACGGTCACCGGTGCCCGTCGTCGTCAAGGGTGTGCTGCGAGGGGACGACGCAGTCGTCGCGGTCGACGCCGGTGCGGCCGCAGTGATCGTCTCGAACCACGGTGGGCGAAACCTCGACTCCGGCCTCTCGACCATCCGGGCGTTACCCGGAGTTGTCGCCGCGGTGCAAGGCTTGGTCCCCGTACTATTGGACGGCGGCGTACGACGTGGCACGGATGTGCTGAAGGCGCTCGCGCTCGGCGCTGACGCGGTGCTCGTCGGTCGTCCGGTGCTGTGGGGGTTGACGGTGGCCGGTGCCGACGGTGTGCACGCGGTACTCGAGCTGGTACGCCGTGAGCTCGCGATGGCCATGGCCCTATGCGGTGTTCATCGGATCGCCGACATCGACGCTGACCTGCTCAGGTCATGA
- a CDS encoding ABC transporter substrate-binding protein, producing MSHSWIKRLVVALAVMAAIVVAGRVYDTKDGAAAADSIRIGWVPAASWTPWATLDTELPDGTSVELVPFKSSNDELTALTQGSIDMAPVGYNNLAALLTTSDPPVSFVSGISSNGSVFLARKGSGIDTWQDLRGKRIASVRGSTQYVNMATAMKSQGLDIDSDTTYVNMQAFPDLNLALDRGDVDAIVTFPPLSGEAIDGGHATTVDDIQSHLYDGSFTVASGILANDSFLEDNREEAETVLEAYRARLADLSKDPHEWAAQYEREAGSKGARIAEALEREYIKPEPDMPMSEIMKVPTVLSQMNIIDSDTSEQLAEHIDYSLLEDITGEPASRLGKND from the coding sequence ATGTCGCACAGCTGGATCAAACGCCTCGTCGTCGCCTTGGCGGTCATGGCGGCCATCGTCGTCGCCGGTCGCGTGTACGACACGAAGGACGGCGCAGCCGCGGCCGACAGCATTCGGATCGGCTGGGTTCCCGCCGCATCATGGACACCTTGGGCGACACTCGACACCGAGCTGCCCGACGGCACATCGGTGGAGCTGGTGCCGTTCAAGAGCTCCAACGACGAGCTGACCGCCCTGACGCAGGGCTCGATCGACATGGCGCCGGTCGGCTACAACAACCTCGCGGCGCTCCTCACGACGAGCGACCCGCCGGTCAGCTTCGTCTCCGGCATCAGCAGCAACGGATCGGTGTTCCTCGCCCGAAAAGGCAGCGGGATCGACACGTGGCAAGACCTGCGCGGTAAGCGCATCGCATCCGTTCGTGGCTCGACGCAGTACGTGAACATGGCGACCGCCATGAAGTCGCAGGGGCTCGACATCGACTCCGACACCACGTACGTGAACATGCAGGCGTTCCCGGATCTCAACCTCGCCCTCGATCGTGGCGATGTCGACGCGATCGTCACGTTCCCGCCACTGTCGGGAGAGGCGATCGACGGTGGGCACGCGACGACGGTCGACGACATCCAGAGCCACTTGTACGACGGCTCGTTCACGGTTGCGAGCGGCATCCTCGCCAATGACTCGTTCCTGGAGGACAACCGCGAGGAGGCCGAGACCGTTCTCGAGGCGTACCGGGCCAGGCTGGCAGACCTGAGCAAGGATCCGCACGAGTGGGCCGCGCAGTACGAGCGTGAGGCGGGCAGCAAGGGCGCCCGGATCGCCGAGGCGCTCGAACGCGAGTACATCAAGCCGGAGCCCGATATGCCGATGAGCGAGATCATGAAGGTGCCGACCGTGCTGTCCCAGATGAACATCATCGACTCGGATACCAGCGAGCAGCTCGCGGAGCACATCGACTACTCGCTGCTCGAGGACATCACCGGTGAGCCGGCGAGCCGGCTCGGGAAGAACGACTGA
- a CDS encoding dihydrodipicolinate synthase family protein, with amino-acid sequence MDRNDVDWKGYWTAPVTPFTADGAVDEGGVADVVGYAVDEGVHGILINGSTGEWFSQNDSERRRIAEVAVKEAGQRVPVVIGVTSTRASDAAELARHAASIGAAAVMASPPPMARPTPDELMAYYQEVFGASDMPAWLYNFPQDNGHPISLDQIERLADLPNVVAIKQSAPGVETLLGTIERVGDRLIVFGHLLSRLGIALLRSGYGGDGHFGSGLLLGRQMPAFFEHVWAGEYDEAGEIADRFEQLMAELLGDRVDGYNWAFGGMQPTLKAAMNLLGQPGGYPRRPKLPVDDPTALATIADVLERSGLEPVRG; translated from the coding sequence GTGGACAGGAACGACGTCGACTGGAAGGGCTACTGGACTGCCCCGGTGACCCCGTTTACCGCAGACGGTGCCGTCGACGAGGGTGGCGTTGCCGATGTCGTCGGGTACGCGGTGGACGAGGGCGTACACGGCATCCTGATCAACGGCAGCACCGGCGAGTGGTTCAGCCAGAACGATTCCGAACGGCGCCGGATCGCCGAGGTCGCGGTGAAGGAGGCCGGGCAGCGAGTACCTGTCGTGATCGGCGTGACGAGTACACGCGCTTCCGATGCTGCCGAGCTCGCCCGCCACGCGGCGTCGATCGGGGCCGCGGCCGTGATGGCGTCGCCGCCGCCGATGGCGCGACCGACGCCGGACGAGCTCATGGCGTACTACCAGGAGGTGTTCGGCGCGTCGGATATGCCAGCGTGGTTGTACAACTTCCCACAGGACAACGGACATCCGATCTCGCTCGATCAGATCGAACGACTCGCTGACCTGCCGAACGTCGTCGCGATCAAACAGAGCGCCCCCGGAGTGGAGACACTGCTCGGCACGATCGAGCGGGTAGGAGACCGGCTCATCGTGTTCGGCCACCTGCTCAGTCGCCTAGGTATCGCACTGCTCCGGTCGGGCTACGGCGGTGACGGTCACTTCGGCAGCGGGCTCCTGCTCGGTCGGCAGATGCCCGCGTTCTTCGAGCACGTGTGGGCAGGTGAGTACGACGAAGCAGGTGAGATCGCGGACCGATTCGAGCAGCTGATGGCAGAGCTGCTCGGCGACCGGGTCGATGGCTACAACTGGGCGTTCGGCGGGATGCAGCCGACGCTCAAGGCGGCGATGAACCTGCTCGGGCAGCCCGGCGGATACCCGCGTCGACCGAAACTCCCGGTCGATGACCCCACTGCGCTGGCCACGATCGCCGATGTGCTCGAGCGGTCGGGTCTAGAGCCGGTACGAGGCTGA
- a CDS encoding LysR substrate-binding domain-containing protein, whose protein sequence is MASDFTFHQLRSFVAVAEELSFRRAAERLHISQPPLSRQIRSLESALGVPLFDRGRRNVTLTPAGKLFLTEASGLVEAAARARRLVRDAHDGRVGSMRVGYIEPSAFDLLPHVLARFRQALPGVDLELHEMHSFEAVRQLEQHKVDVAYLRPPVETNGVQLTMLHPDRLIAVLPENHPLDADTIDLGALRDSDFVTYASALGSGITGATLQACAAAGFSPRVVRYATSTPMLMSLVAGGAGVALVAYQFASIPYIGVRFAHLRDERAESYVAFAARTNEALASVHSLRTISRAVSTELFAGPTISESRGT, encoded by the coding sequence ATGGCATCAGACTTCACGTTCCATCAGCTGCGGTCGTTCGTCGCGGTCGCCGAAGAGCTGAGCTTTCGACGAGCCGCCGAACGGCTGCACATCAGCCAGCCTCCGCTCTCCAGGCAGATCCGTTCGCTGGAGTCGGCATTGGGCGTACCGCTGTTCGACCGCGGCCGACGCAATGTCACGCTGACGCCGGCCGGCAAGTTGTTCCTCACAGAGGCCAGCGGCCTGGTAGAGGCGGCCGCGCGTGCACGGCGCCTCGTCCGCGACGCACACGATGGCCGCGTCGGCTCGATGCGGGTGGGTTACATCGAGCCGTCAGCGTTCGACCTGCTGCCGCACGTACTTGCGCGGTTCCGCCAGGCACTGCCCGGAGTCGACCTCGAGCTGCATGAAATGCATTCGTTCGAGGCTGTACGCCAGCTCGAACAACACAAGGTCGACGTCGCCTACCTGCGGCCGCCCGTCGAGACGAACGGAGTACAGCTGACGATGCTTCACCCGGATCGGCTGATCGCCGTGCTTCCCGAGAACCATCCACTCGACGCCGACACGATCGATCTCGGCGCACTGCGCGACAGTGACTTCGTCACGTACGCCTCGGCGCTTGGTTCGGGCATCACCGGTGCGACCCTGCAGGCCTGCGCGGCCGCGGGCTTCTCGCCTCGCGTGGTTCGCTACGCGACGAGCACTCCGATGTTGATGAGTCTCGTGGCCGGCGGTGCGGGGGTGGCCTTGGTCGCCTACCAGTTCGCGTCGATTCCCTACATCGGCGTGAGGTTCGCGCACCTGCGCGACGAGCGGGCGGAGAGCTACGTCGCATTCGCGGCGCGTACGAACGAAGCACTGGCGTCGGTGCACTCCCTTCGTACGATCTCCCGCGCGGTGTCGACGGAGTTGTTCGCCGGACCGACGATCAGTGAAAGTCGCGGGACTTGA
- a CDS encoding ABC transporter ATP-binding protein gives MRRQPEAWMHTITLDKVEVEFPKPGEPSERVRALQDLTLEVKEQEFVCLLGPSGCGKSTALNLIAGFTEPTGGSVHVDDKPIDGPGPERGVVFQDATIFPWMTVRDNVGFGPSVRGSAAKAEIAERIDEYLERVGLEAFGDHLPNELSGGMRQRVGLARVLINDPPILLMDEPFGALDAQTRITMQELLLELWERDRKTVLFVTHDIDEALILSDRVVVMTARPGRIRETIPVNLPRPRSHELITDPTYVELRHTLFEQLRGESHRADELEGLATTAGGR, from the coding sequence ATGCGACGACAGCCGGAGGCCTGGATGCACACGATCACGCTCGACAAAGTCGAGGTCGAGTTCCCGAAACCGGGTGAGCCCAGTGAGCGCGTACGTGCGCTGCAGGACCTGACGCTCGAGGTCAAGGAACAGGAGTTCGTCTGCCTGCTCGGTCCCAGCGGCTGCGGCAAGTCGACCGCACTGAATCTGATCGCGGGGTTCACCGAACCGACCGGCGGATCGGTGCACGTCGACGACAAGCCGATCGATGGTCCGGGACCCGAGCGTGGCGTGGTGTTCCAGGACGCCACGATCTTTCCGTGGATGACCGTCCGTGACAACGTTGGTTTCGGGCCGTCAGTGCGCGGCAGCGCCGCGAAGGCAGAGATCGCCGAGCGCATCGACGAGTACCTCGAGCGGGTCGGGCTTGAAGCGTTCGGCGACCATCTCCCGAACGAGCTGTCCGGCGGTATGCGGCAGCGGGTAGGGCTGGCGCGCGTACTGATCAACGATCCGCCGATCCTGCTGATGGATGAGCCGTTCGGCGCACTCGACGCGCAGACCCGCATCACCATGCAGGAGCTGCTACTCGAACTGTGGGAGCGCGACCGCAAGACGGTCCTGTTCGTCACCCACGACATCGACGAGGCCCTCATCCTCAGCGACCGCGTCGTCGTGATGACCGCGCGACCCGGCAGGATCCGCGAGACGATCCCGGTCAACCTGCCGCGGCCGCGTAGCCACGAGCTGATCACCGATCCCACGTACGTCGAGCTGCGTCACACTCTCTTCGAGCAGTTGCGCGGCGAGTCTCACCGGGCGGATGAGCTCGAAGGCCTTGCCACCACAGCCGGGGGCCGCTGA
- a CDS encoding ABC transporter permease: MTDTTTSAPPRTRRAARTAAPAQRGWVEAAKSVGLGLALPVTIAIVWEIAGRQELIANGLFPSMTESVAALVDWIFGWEWPVDGFVPSEVYSGTWLVHVGASVGRILAGYVIGSLLAIGFGVLAGVSSTGRKMVDPMINAIRPISVTGWIPLAIIVLGVGDKPAIFLTALASFFPVYVNTYAGVGRVDTGLLRAGAMLGATRTQVVRKIVLPAASPSIVTGLRVASGIAWTTVVVAEILGAKSGVGYVLIDSYNQFQFAYVIAAMATLGICGYVTDRLVQWVFADALRWSDR; encoded by the coding sequence ATGACAGACACGACGACATCAGCTCCCCCACGCACTCGGCGCGCCGCACGTACTGCAGCACCGGCGCAGCGCGGCTGGGTAGAGGCGGCGAAGAGTGTGGGGCTCGGCCTGGCTCTCCCTGTGACCATCGCGATCGTGTGGGAGATCGCGGGCCGACAGGAGCTCATCGCCAACGGGTTGTTCCCGTCGATGACGGAGTCGGTTGCCGCACTTGTCGACTGGATCTTCGGCTGGGAGTGGCCGGTCGACGGCTTCGTACCGTCCGAGGTCTACTCCGGGACCTGGCTCGTCCATGTCGGTGCGTCGGTGGGGCGAATCCTTGCGGGTTACGTCATCGGGTCGCTGCTCGCGATCGGGTTCGGAGTGCTGGCAGGCGTGAGCAGCACGGGCCGCAAGATGGTCGATCCGATGATCAACGCGATCCGGCCGATCTCGGTGACAGGCTGGATCCCGTTGGCGATCATCGTGCTCGGTGTCGGCGACAAGCCCGCGATCTTCCTCACCGCCTTGGCATCCTTCTTCCCGGTCTACGTGAACACCTACGCAGGGGTCGGCCGGGTTGACACCGGCCTGCTTCGCGCCGGGGCGATGCTCGGTGCGACCCGGACACAGGTCGTACGCAAGATCGTGCTCCCGGCGGCATCGCCGAGCATCGTGACCGGCCTGCGGGTGGCCTCCGGCATCGCTTGGACGACCGTCGTGGTCGCCGAGATTCTCGGTGCCAAGTCGGGTGTCGGCTACGTGCTGATCGACTCGTACAACCAGTTCCAGTTCGCGTACGTCATCGCGGCGATGGCGACACTCGGCATCTGCGGTTACGTCACCGATCGGCTTGTGCAGTGGGTCTTCGCCGACGCATTGCGCTGGTCGGACCGCTGA